One Streptomyces hundungensis DNA segment encodes these proteins:
- a CDS encoding ribonuclease J gives MSHPHPELGTPPKLPKNGLRVTPLGGLGEIGRNMTVFEFDGRLLIVDCGVLFPEEEQPGIDLILPDFSSIRDRLDDIEGIVLTHGHEDHIGGVPFLLREKPDIPLIGSKLTLALIEAKLQEHRIRPYTLEVVEGDRERLGPFDCEFIAVNHSIPDALAVAIRTPAGLAVATGDFKMDQLPLDGRLTDLHAFARLSEEGIDLLLSDSTNAEVPGFVPPERDISNVLRNVFANADKRIIVASFASHVHRIQQILDAAHEYGRRVAFVGRSMVRNMGIARDLGYLKVPAGLVVDVKTLDDLPDDEVVLVCTGSQGEPMAALSRMANRDHQIRIVPGDTVILASSLIPGNENAVYRVINGLTRWGANVVHKGNAKVHVSGHASAGELLYFYNICKPKNLMPVHGEWRHLRANAELGALTGVPKNHIVIAEDGVVVDLVDGTARIVGKVQAGYVYVDGLSVGDVTESSLKDRRILGDEGIISVYVVVDSSSGKITSGPHIQARGSGIEDTAFGPVVAKIEEALNRSAQDGVVEPHQLQQLIRRSVGKWVSDTYRRRPMILPVVVEV, from the coding sequence TTGAGTCATCCGCATCCCGAACTCGGCACCCCGCCGAAGCTTCCCAAGAACGGCCTGCGCGTCACACCGCTCGGCGGTCTCGGCGAAATCGGCCGGAACATGACCGTCTTCGAGTTCGACGGCCGCCTGCTCATCGTCGACTGCGGCGTCCTCTTCCCCGAGGAGGAGCAGCCCGGCATCGACCTGATCCTGCCGGACTTCAGCTCCATCAGGGACCGCCTCGACGACATCGAGGGCATCGTCCTGACGCACGGCCACGAGGACCACATCGGCGGCGTGCCGTTCCTGCTCCGCGAGAAGCCGGACATCCCGCTGATCGGCTCCAAGCTGACCCTCGCCCTGATCGAGGCCAAGCTCCAGGAGCACCGCATCCGCCCGTACACGCTGGAGGTCGTCGAGGGCGACCGCGAGCGCCTGGGCCCCTTCGACTGCGAGTTCATCGCCGTCAACCACTCCATCCCGGACGCCCTCGCGGTGGCCATCCGCACCCCCGCGGGCCTGGCCGTCGCCACCGGCGACTTCAAGATGGACCAGCTTCCCCTGGACGGCCGCCTCACCGACCTGCACGCCTTCGCGCGTCTGAGCGAAGAGGGCATCGACCTCCTCCTCTCGGACTCGACGAACGCCGAGGTCCCCGGCTTCGTGCCGCCGGAGCGGGACATCTCCAACGTCCTGCGCAACGTCTTCGCCAACGCCGACAAGCGGATCATCGTGGCCAGCTTCGCCAGCCACGTCCACCGCATCCAGCAGATCCTGGACGCGGCCCACGAGTACGGCCGCCGGGTCGCCTTCGTCGGCCGCTCGATGGTCCGCAACATGGGCATCGCCCGTGACCTCGGCTACCTGAAGGTCCCGGCCGGCCTCGTCGTCGACGTGAAGACGCTCGACGACCTGCCGGACGACGAGGTCGTACTGGTCTGCACCGGTTCGCAGGGCGAACCGATGGCCGCGCTCTCCCGCATGGCCAACCGCGACCACCAGATCCGGATCGTCCCGGGCGACACCGTGATCCTCGCGTCGTCGCTCATCCCGGGCAACGAGAACGCGGTCTACCGCGTCATCAACGGCCTGACCCGTTGGGGCGCCAACGTCGTCCACAAGGGCAACGCCAAGGTGCACGTCTCGGGCCACGCCTCGGCCGGCGAGCTGCTGTACTTCTACAACATCTGCAAGCCGAAGAACCTGATGCCGGTCCACGGCGAATGGCGCCACCTGCGGGCGAACGCGGAGCTCGGAGCGCTCACCGGCGTCCCGAAGAACCACATCGTCATCGCCGAGGACGGCGTCGTCGTCGACCTGGTCGACGGCACCGCGCGCATCGTCGGCAAGGTCCAGGCGGGTTACGTCTACGTCGACGGCCTCTCGGTCGGCGACGTGACGGAGTCCTCCCTCAAGGACCGCCGGATCCTCGGCGACGAGGGCATCATCTCGGTGTACGTGGTGGTGGACTCCAGCAGCGGCAAGATCACCAGTGGCCCGCACATCCAGGCACGCGGTTCCGGCATCGAGGACACGGCGTTCGGCCCCGTGGTCGCCAAGATCGAGGAAGCGCTGAACCGGTCCGCCCAGGACGGCGTCGTCGAGCCGCACCAGCTCCAGCAGCTGATCCGCCGTTCGGTCGGCAAGTGGGTCTCGGACACCTACCGCAGGCGTCCGATGATCCTTCCCGTGGTCGTCGAGGTCTGA
- the dapA gene encoding 4-hydroxy-tetrahydrodipicolinate synthase has product MAPISTPQTPFGRVLTAMITPFTADGALDLDGAQRLAAHLVDAGNDGLIVNGTTGESPTTSDAEKDQLVRAVLEAVGDRAHVVAGIGTNDTRHTLELARTAERSGAHGLLAVTPYYNKPPQEGLFRHFSAIADATELPVMLYDIPGRSGVPIDTETLVRLAEHPRIVANKDAKGDLGRASWAIARSGLAWYSGDDMLNLPLLSVGACGFVSVVGHLVTPELRALLEAHLAGDVRKATEIHQQLLPVYTGMFRTQGVITTKAALALQGLPAGPLRLPMVELTPEESSQLALDLAAGGVQL; this is encoded by the coding sequence ATGGCTCCGATCTCCACTCCGCAGACCCCCTTCGGGCGGGTCCTCACCGCCATGATCACGCCCTTCACGGCGGACGGCGCACTCGACCTCGACGGCGCCCAGCGACTGGCGGCCCATCTGGTCGACGCAGGCAACGACGGACTCATCGTCAACGGCACCACCGGCGAGTCCCCGACCACCAGCGACGCGGAGAAAGACCAGCTCGTACGAGCCGTACTGGAGGCCGTCGGAGACCGGGCCCACGTCGTGGCCGGCATCGGCACCAACGACACCCGCCACACCCTCGAACTCGCCCGTACGGCCGAACGCTCCGGCGCACACGGCCTGCTCGCCGTCACGCCGTACTACAACAAGCCCCCACAAGAGGGCCTGTTCCGGCACTTCTCGGCCATCGCCGACGCCACCGAGCTCCCCGTGATGCTGTACGACATCCCCGGCCGCAGCGGCGTCCCGATCGACACCGAGACCCTGGTGCGACTCGCCGAGCACCCCCGGATCGTCGCCAACAAGGACGCCAAGGGCGACCTCGGCCGGGCCAGCTGGGCCATCGCCCGCTCCGGCCTCGCCTGGTACTCCGGCGACGACATGCTCAACCTGCCCCTGCTCTCGGTCGGCGCGTGCGGCTTCGTCTCCGTCGTCGGCCACCTCGTCACCCCCGAGCTGCGCGCCCTCCTGGAGGCCCACCTCGCCGGCGACGTACGCAAGGCAACCGAGATCCACCAGCAGCTGCTCCCCGTCTACACGGGCATGTTCCGTACCCAGGGAGTCATCACCACCAAGGCGGCGCTGGCCCTCCAGGGCCTGCCCGCCGGACCCCTCCGGCTTCCCATGGTGGAACTCACACCGGAAGAATCCAGCCAGCTGGCGCTCGATCTGGCCGCCGGTGGGGTACAGCTCTAA
- the dapB gene encoding 4-hydroxy-tetrahydrodipicolinate reductase encodes MSKLRVAVLGAKGRIGSEAVRAVEAAEDMELVAALGRGDALETLAESGAQVAVELTTPASVMDNLEFCVRHGIHAVVGTTGWTDDRLAQLTTWLAASPATGVLIAPNFSIGAVLTMKFAQLAAPYFESVEVVELHHPNKVDAPSGTATRTAQLIAAARAEAGVGPAPDATTTALDGARGADVDGVPVHAVRLRGLLAHQEVLLGAEGETLTVRHDSLHHSSFMPGILLGARRVVTTPGLTFGLEHFLDLN; translated from the coding sequence ATGAGCAAGCTGCGCGTGGCGGTCCTCGGAGCCAAGGGCCGGATCGGCTCCGAGGCGGTACGAGCCGTGGAGGCCGCCGAGGACATGGAGCTGGTCGCGGCCCTCGGCCGGGGCGACGCACTGGAGACGCTCGCCGAGAGCGGCGCCCAGGTCGCCGTCGAACTGACCACCCCCGCCTCGGTGATGGACAACCTGGAGTTCTGTGTACGCCACGGGATCCACGCCGTCGTCGGCACCACGGGGTGGACCGACGACCGCCTCGCGCAGCTCACCACCTGGCTCGCCGCCTCACCGGCGACCGGGGTGCTCATCGCCCCGAACTTCTCCATCGGCGCCGTCCTGACGATGAAGTTCGCCCAGCTCGCGGCCCCGTACTTCGAATCCGTCGAGGTCGTCGAGTTGCACCACCCGAACAAGGTGGACGCCCCCTCCGGCACCGCCACGCGCACCGCCCAGCTCATCGCGGCCGCCCGCGCCGAGGCGGGCGTCGGCCCCGCGCCGGACGCCACCACCACGGCGCTCGACGGCGCCCGCGGCGCCGACGTGGACGGCGTCCCCGTGCACGCGGTGCGGCTGCGCGGCCTCCTGGCCCACCAGGAAGTGCTGCTCGGCGCCGAGGGCGAGACCCTCACCGTGCGCCATGACTCCCTCCACCACAGCAGCTTCATGCCGGGCATCCTGCTCGGCGCCCGCCGCGTGGTGACCACTCCGGGCCTCACCTTCGGCCTGGAACACTTCCTCGACCTCAACTGA
- a CDS encoding DegT/DnrJ/EryC1/StrS family aminotransferase, whose product MGMTGALKAAGVANGAEVIVPAYDTGELARAVVAAGAAPVFADIDPLTYCLAPAAIGRAVTSRTAAVVLVHRFGHPADTAACAELAAGHGVLLLEVEEQDGAEAGGDLAQRRERARYLDRRLVGVRTPVPVEGHRYQRYVVRVPGNGRPDRDALARWLRRRGVGCEVPVPIPVHRMREFRRDGLVLAETERAADETLALPPLDRLSPAELRRLVSVCDELGGLLQPA is encoded by the coding sequence ATGGGAATGACAGGAGCGCTCAAGGCCGCCGGAGTCGCGAACGGTGCCGAGGTGATCGTGCCGGCGTACGACACCGGCGAGTTGGCCCGGGCTGTCGTCGCCGCCGGGGCCGCCCCGGTGTTCGCCGACATAGATCCGCTGACCTACTGTCTGGCCCCCGCCGCGATAGGCCGGGCCGTCACGTCCAGGACCGCCGCTGTCGTGCTCGTCCACCGTTTCGGGCATCCGGCCGACACCGCCGCCTGCGCTGAACTGGCCGCCGGACACGGGGTGTTGCTTCTCGAAGTCGAAGAGCAGGATGGTGCTGAGGCTGGCGGTGACCTCGCCCAAAGGCGTGAGCGGGCGCGGTACTTGGACCGTCGGCTCGTCGGGGTGCGCACCCCCGTGCCCGTCGAGGGCCATCGCTATCAGCGGTATGTCGTGCGGGTGCCCGGCAATGGCCGGCCCGATCGGGACGCGCTCGCACGGTGGTTGCGGCGGCGCGGGGTCGGGTGCGAGGTGCCCGTGCCCATTCCCGTACACAGGATGCGGGAGTTCCGGCGGGACGGACTTGTGCTGGCGGAGACCGAGCGGGCCGCGGACGAGACGCTCGCGCTGCCCCCGCTCGACCGGCTTTCCCCCGCGGAATTGCGGCGGTTGGTCTCCGTCTGCGACGAACTGGGCGGGCTGCTGCAACCCGCATAG